A window of Pyrus communis chromosome 3, drPyrComm1.1, whole genome shotgun sequence genomic DNA:
ATTAGGGTCCGGATGCGTTCGTCCACCTTCttcctcattttctctctctctgcaattaGGGTTCAGGGTTTATACTTGCTTTATAACTACGGCAGTTGTCGTCGGGCAGGGTTTAAGCCTTTTGTTGAACCAGTGAGAAAGAGACTAGCATCGCGGACATATATTATGTTCATCTCAGCCGTTGATTGGCTATCTTACGGCTGTTATCAAAGCTAAATATGAAAATCGAAAAAATTGTATTCAACTTGTGACTCAGGATATATTTAGgagtgtgttatccacacatcccattttacttctcacacacctcttgataatttttgtccgttgatcttctgtAATTCATCCGATTcgacggtcaaaaattaaaaagatgtatgagaagtaaaacgggatgtgtggatatcacacccttaTATTTAACCGAGATCAGATTCTCTTTCCTTTAATtcccaactcttcctcatcttctCTCCAAGGTTGTTAAAAAAATCTAGATGCTAGTCGGGTGTTGGATTGGAGCCTAGCGCCGAAGTGGCTAGGCGgcctaggcagatttaagtaaatttagtatttattattataaatatgtaaatatttACTCATAAAAAACTATACttccattttcattagttttagtTCACAAAGAATGTCCTTTAATTAATAGGTAGTATAATAAACAGTTAATTGACAACTCTCATTAACAGATTGACTAGCTTTATTTTGGACTTTACTATTTGGGTGGACAAGCCCATTAAAGTGTGCGGAAGCCCATTAAATTCTCACTTAAGAAAAACAAACTAACGATGTTGTTTAACCTTAGGTTATTTTAAAAGGTTACTATtcattgtcttcttcttctcttcttgaCCTGCACAACCTTTTTTTACTCAGATGGCAGAGAAGATGAAATGGTGCAGCTCTAAAACCTTAGTTGATCTATTGCCTCCCAACGCTGCCTTGTCCCGCCTAGCCCTCACCTAGCCTTGCCCCGCCTAGTGTCCCGCCTAACGCTAGCTAGTGGGTGATCCGATTTTTCTACCGATTAGCCCTTAATCGGAACGGCAACCAGCCGTTGAGCGCCTAGGTTTAGAATATTGCTTCTCTCATCTTCTCCTCTCACACGTTTTTTATTCTTTCTcctcttataaaaaaaatcgtCAGCGCAAGACGTTGACGTAACATAATCTTATGCATTCAAATAttatgagagagaaagaaaggtaaaatgagagatgagagaatcTAGATCtattcaaatttaaaacttttcagtatgtcacttataagtaaataaaaatataattaaaatatattattaaggCTGGATGAATAAGATCAATCCATTTAAAGTACCTCACAATTTAGTAAGCGACTTGTATATcagttaatttaaaatatttatcacTGATTCTAAAATTTTGTATTCAACTCTCATTATAACTctcattatatttaaatatatttagtttaattagtttgtcaaaaaaataattGCAAAAGATTTAGtatacaattaaaaataataatagtattggtttataataataaaaaataaataagtggCAACACGTGGCCAAATTAACTCCAGAAAACCAGTCGCTCtcttccctccctccctccccacTTTACTCTCTCCCCCATCTTCTCTCCCAAATTTTACTTGTACCTCACTCTGTTTCTCCATGAAAACCACCTCAGACagaagagagagacagagagtggCCAGGTGAGCTGTGACATCATGACTATGGCTCTGGAAGCAGCTGCAGTTCCACCGCTTTTCAAACCCAGAACCACAGTTTCATTGAACCGGCGGTTCGCAGCTTCCGCAGCAGCCggttttcttcattttccatGTTCCCGGGTTGCCGTTGGAAAAACAATTTACCGTGCGCCACCCCCGGTTTTGGCGGTTAAGGAAGTGAATTCGAGCGCGGTGGTGACGGCGGAGGAGACAACGCCGGTGAGAATAGTAGCAGTTGTCGGCCAAGGCACCCTCAGCCCTCTCAAGTCCACACCTTGGGAAGAGGTCATGCTCCACACTGTAAGTAATCGCTCTCAATTTgctttcttttacttttctttatgaATCCAAGAACAACATTTAATCAAACAGattgttaatttattatttgtttttataatttcttttcaacaaattgCTCGAATTTCTAACAAGTAATAAAATAGAGTTGTCAGTTATGATGAAATATTACTACTTTTTTATAAGTGGTGGATTGTCAGGATAGATAGGACATTCCTCTTCAAACTGCGCCCCGTTTCGGGTTCAAACCCTTCCCCTCCCCATATTAACGTTTAGTTGCTGAGAAACGTGGAGCGATAtgtcatatgttattatacaattggagGGTCACTAGAAAAAAACTTTAATCTAattataatgacatgtggtgtaCTGGCCTGTGAATTTCTCGTACTAAGACCTTGGATAGAAGGAGCCTCCGTCATTGACACTTCAACAGATGGCCACATTCTAGTTATATCTCTGTTAGTCAGTTACCATTGAAAAGGCGGTTTAGATCGAGTTAGATTTGTGGAGTATGTTGTTGTGCTTGGTTTTTGGCTGCTACGCTTGTATTGCTTGTTGCCTGATACTTTCCCTGTAAACAGGCGAAAAGACTGAAATGGGTAGACGAAGCATATGAAATGCTTGTTTTTACCGATGACATCTGCCAATCTGATAATCAAATTGCCGTAAATTTCCACACGGAGTTTCAACGTGCAGATATTTTGGTGATTGTTTCTGTTACGAATCAAGAATCAGTTAAATGGATTCAAACTAATAGTCAGAATATTCGAAACATAATCTGCTTTGACTCATCTCCCAATTTAGCAAACAGATTAGGAGGATATGATATTCGGAGTGAAACCAAGGGAAATATATTAGGCAAAAGCTTTGACACTTCACAAAAATTAACGAACAGTGGATCAGAGGAAGTGATCCAGACTGTATCACAGGCGTGGGATCGGCATAATACGGATGATATAAGGTTTTGTTTATTGGTTATAATTAACACTTACATAAGACCAGTCCCAATCCTGAAGAATCTAAGATCGAGAGGTCTTTCTACACTGAGCTGCATGGTGAAGAACTGCGGGCCTCAGGTACTAAACTGCCTCTTGGATCCAAATTGTCGGAAAGCACTTCAATGCTTGAATCGGTGCAGCCCAGTAGATCAAGTGTGTAACTATCGGTGCATTGCTTCGTATGAGAGTCCAAATCTCGAAGCATTTTCTCTGTGCGTGTTGCAGAAACATAATTGTCTTGGATTGGATGCAAAGATCCCTGACAAACCGTATGTGCCACCCATGGTTAAATTTCAAGGGAAGGACTTGTGCCACGAAACTGCTGAAGATCTTTTCGTTGGTTGGTTGGGGAGTTTGAATTGGAGTTGGCGTGTTGTGGCAGGGCAGAACCCAGCTTATGATCAATTTCCCTGTCAGTACCAGCTCTTTTATAGGGGGAAGGCCAGAGGGTCATTTTGGTACGAACCAGTTTTTCAGGTACAAACATTGGAGGGGAAGATGGTCTGGAGGAGGCGGAAGTATCGAGTCAAGAGAAGCAAAATACCGGGGACATTCAACTTCAGTGTCTTGGACAATGGGGTTGTATCGAATGAGTTTTGGACAATTGTGGATGTTGCTGATGATCTTAGTTGGGGTTTGTTTTATTATAGCGGTGCTGCTCGAGCTGCAGGACAATGTTATACCGGTGCTGTGCTTGTCAGTCCGGATGGGGCATACCCAAATGATGTGCATAGGACGAGGTTAATTTCTGCTCTAGAGAAGTGTGGAATTAAAGAGTGGGAGCTGTATACGGTTAATAATGCTTCATGTTTAGGTCCTCCATTGGGAATTCCCGAGGGTTCAAGTTTGCATTCAGTGATACAGGTTAAGGATCAGCAAGGGGTGTCCTTGTCGGGTTTGGCGGATATTTGAACTTCAAAATGCCCTTGTGCACGGAAGAGTCAGAGACTTGAAAAGGAAGCTTGGCCAAGTAGCTCCGCTAGTTGCGCTGTGAAATTAAGGGATTTTCCGAGATTGTTGAAAGGGTAGCGATTAAAGTTTAATCACACAATTGTTCTTGCAATAGAAGATCAATTTGGCCAAACAATCTGATTAAGGTGCCTGCTTTCTCATTAAATCACTGGTATCATATGTTTTTTTGGTTGACTGTTATCATATGTTTTCACTTAGCTGAATCAAGCTCAATTTTATGTATTAATATTTGTAAAGTTGCCTTGTTAGTATAATTTAGATTGTATGAAAAAGGTTAATTCATCGAATATAATAAGCTCAGTTTTCTGTTCTCTTTAGTATGATTATGGATTTTCTTAACAAAATTTAGATCCATCAAAGCCTTGGATACTTTGGTACATGTTCAGAGCATTTCTGGTGCAAGACTTATATTGTTAGAtctatgttattatacaagagTTTAAAAGGGGCGATGCTTTCCGCTTTTTGGTATTCTTCTCCGAATCTTATACTCCAATGTAAAGAATTAGGAgttgtttggaagtgtttttaaaatgactgaaagcccttgtgaaaatatttttgaaaccaatatttagtaaaaatgaaagtaaatcctgaaaaagcactacaagaagcacataactcgTGTTGAATATCAACTACGATTGGTCTTGGGAGAAGGAGGTGTTAACACTCAAAATCTGCAGgttaacaaattaaatgatgaacCATAGGTGGGCTTTGGATATGAAATGAAGTGAATAGGACTCACAAATTTAAGTGGTTCACCCCCGGGTTACATCCTGTATTAATCTTAATACTAAATAGCACTCGATTAATAcatcaattatttcttctctcAATCGTCCAACACCCAATACAGAAGGTCCTTGCCCCTTTATGTAAGCCCTCAATGAACCTCTCACCCTTGGGTCTCCCCAACTTGACATTTAATGTGCCACCTATGTATACTAGGGTGTTCACACATTTTCACCTATCAACCCGACAGTAGGCAATGACATGACATTTGTTCAACCAAATTGGCGCGATTTGTCAACATGTTGTGAGCTGAACGCCTTGCTCGGCCTTGGTTATCCAACCTTGCCTTCCCAACCATTGTTCCGACTATGTTGTGAGCTGAACGCCTTGCTCGGCCTTGGTTATCCAACCTTGCCTTCCCAACCATTGTTCCGACTACCTGTACATCACATCCTAGGTCTCTGCCATTGACTGGGGGCTGCCACATGGTGTGATTGACATCTAGGTAGGCCTGTTCTTGGAGATTTGTATAATAAAGATGTCAGCCTGCTGACGTGCTCCTGGTGGTCGGAGGACCCCTTACATGCCCTACTCGAGCTAAGCTTAGAGTTTTCGGACATATCTTCTTCTAAGCCCTTTAGGCCATGGGCTTCTCAATCTTTCTTGGGCTTTTCGTAGCTCCTTCCTCAACTTGCACCATTGGGTGGGCCTAAAAATGCCCAGTGCTAATAGGAGGGTCAAAGAGTGGTTGTGGTCAGAGGTTAGAGTTGCTCGGACAAAGATAAAGATgagtttttgttctttcttttattgttgttgttggtggtggtgggttCGGCTAAATCCGGTGGGGATTTGGGAGGAGACTTGGTGGAGCGGCAAGAAatgttgatttttttggttGGGATTTGTCGAAAAGGTGAAAAGAAGAAGACGGTCGCTTTGCATCTGAGGAATTCACAGTCCAGTGGACACCACTCATAGCCATTTGATAGGATCAAACATGATAAAAGGGAAAATGCATAAAGTTGAAAAGaaatcataataatttttaTATCTTCGTTCATAACCCTTGAAAGGCTAACTCTTACATATTTTGGTAAACGTATCACCATTAACACTGTCGGCTTAAGAAAACATTGGTTGGGCCGGCATTAGACAATGACAGTAGAAGCCCATCGATTCCAATTCATTGGTTGGAGGCTCCAGTCGTTGATTTAACCCATCTTTCAGAAGTAGCTATGCATTTTCATTCATTGATTCCGATAGTTGGGACTCCAATATCTTAGAGTCGTATCACCAATCCATTAATATTGAGAGAGTTTGGTAAGCGTAGATGTTGTCTAAAAtggaaacaaaattaaaaaaaattgggttaTAGATCCACCGCAAGGGTGGGTAGCCTTAACCGGATGTGTGGTAACAGGTAAGCTCGGAAGCTGTTCCCGTCCCTGTCAGGGGAGATGCCAACCATCTCTCCTTTCTACGAACACAGGCTTGTTTGTTATTGGGAGCAATATAAACTAGACAAGACTTTGTGttttggtcgatgtgggatagTGTTCCTTCCTTGGTTTGGGCTTGGTGCTATAGTGGATAACAGATCATTCAATGAAGTCTAAAACATATAGCAAGAGAGCGTAGTTTTACACAAAAATGTTGTCCTGGTGACTCGTAAGTTTGTAAGTTGTAACCAAGGAATGCATGCGTTCAAGAGCCGAGAGT
This region includes:
- the LOC137729101 gene encoding violaxanthin de-epoxidase, chloroplastic, with translation MTMALEAAAVPPLFKPRTTVSLNRRFAASAAAGFLHFPCSRVAVGKTIYRAPPPVLAVKEVNSSAVVTAEETTPVRIVAVVGQGTLSPLKSTPWEEVMLHTAKRLKWVDEAYEMLVFTDDICQSDNQIAVNFHTEFQRADILVIVSVTNQESVKWIQTNSQNIRNIICFDSSPNLANRLGGYDIRSETKGNILGKSFDTSQKLTNSGSEEVIQTVSQAWDRHNTDDIRFCLLVIINTYIRPVPILKNLRSRGLSTLSCMVKNCGPQVLNCLLDPNCRKALQCLNRCSPVDQVCNYRCIASYESPNLEAFSLCVLQKHNCLGLDAKIPDKPYVPPMVKFQGKDLCHETAEDLFVGWLGSLNWSWRVVAGQNPAYDQFPCQYQLFYRGKARGSFWYEPVFQVQTLEGKMVWRRRKYRVKRSKIPGTFNFSVLDNGVVSNEFWTIVDVADDLSWGLFYYSGAARAAGQCYTGAVLVSPDGAYPNDVHRTRLISALEKCGIKEWELYTVNNASCLGPPLGIPEGSSLHSVIQVKDQQGVSLSGLADI